Proteins from a single region of Salvelinus sp. IW2-2015 linkage group LG4p, ASM291031v2, whole genome shotgun sequence:
- the LOC111960359 gene encoding apolipoprotein A-I-2, which translates to MKFLALALTILLAAATQAVTMQADAPSQLEHVKVAMMEYMAQVKETAQRSIDLLDDTEYKDYKVQLSQSLDNLQQYAQTASQSLAPYSEAIGVQLTDATAAVRAEVMKDVEELRSQLEPKRAELKEVLDKHIDEYRKXLEPLIKXXXDXRRTEXEAFRXKIEPVVEEMRVKVAANVEETKTKLMPIVEIVRAKLTERLEELRTLAAPYAEEYKEQMFKAVGEVREKVMPLTNDFKGQVGPAAEQAKEKLMAFYETISQAMKA; encoded by the exons ATGAAATTCCTGGCTCTTGCACTCACCATCCTGCTGGCCGCAG ctaCCCAGGCTGTTACCATGCAGGCTGATGCTCCCTCTCAGCTGGAGCATGTGAAGGTAGCCATGATGGAGTACATGGCTCAGGTGAAGGAGACCGCACAGAGGTCCATCGACCTTCTGGATGACACAGAGTACAAAGATTACAA GGTGCAGCTGTCCCAGAGCCTTGACAACCTCCAGCAGTATGCCCAGACCgcctcccagtccctggcccCCTACAGCGAGGCCATCGGCGTTCAGTTGACTGATGCCACCGCCGCCGTGCGCGCTGAGGTCATGAAGGACGTGGAGGAGCTGCGCTCCCAGCTGGAGCCCAAGCGSGCCGAGCTCAAGGAAGTCCTGGACAAGCACATAGATGAGTACCGCAAGAYGCTGGAGCCCCTGATCAAGGASKWCYTCGAYCWGCGKCGCACCGAGKTGGAGGCRTTCAGGGRRAAGATMGAGCCRGTTGTGGAGGAGATGCGCGTCAAGGTGGCCGCCAACGTGGAGGAGACCAAGACCAAGCTCATGCCCATTGTGGAGATTGTCCGTGCCAAGCTGACCGAGCGTCTGGAGGAGCTGAGGACCCTGGCCGCCCCCTACGCTGAGGAGTACAAGGAGCAGATGTTCAAGGCTGTTGGAGAGGTGCGCGAGAAGGTGATGCCCCTGACCAACGACTTCAAGGGCCAGGTGGGCCCCGCCGCCGAGCAGGCCAAGGAAAAGCTCATGGCTTTCTACGAGACCATCAGCCAGGCCATGAAGGCATAA